GACACAATCTTGCGGTCCCAGACAAAAAAGCTAACCACGTCTCGGAATCATTAGCTATCAGAACTTCCAATGGTTaaagatgttgttgttgttgacatgatTTTAAAACTATTTAATGAAAAAGATTTAATAAAAACAACAGACCGAGTGTAGACAGTACACTGATCTGTTCCGTCTGTTGAGATAAGAgaaaaaagtgactggtagtaggatatacactcacggtcagtttattaggtacacctgtcTAGTACTGGGTTGGCCCTTTGCCTCAGAATTCTTCAGGGCATGCTAAAAGGTGTCAGAAACGTTCCACAGGGGTGTTGGTCTATGTTGCTGCAGATTGGAaggcggtacattcatgctgcgaacagcctgttccatctcatcccaaagatgctctactgggttgaggtctggggagtAAACTGAACTTGCTGTTATGTTCcagacaatcaatcaatcaattttattttatatagcccttcgtacatcagataatatctcgaagtgctgtacagaaacccagcctaaaaccccaaacagctagaatgcaggtgtagaagcacggtggctaggaaaaactccctagaaaggccaaaacctaggaagaaacctagagaggaaccaggctatgaggggtggccagtcctcttctggctgtgccgggtggagattataacagaactatgccaagatgttcaaaaatgttcataagtgacaagcatggtcaaataataatcatgaataattttcagttggcttttcatagccgatcattaagagttgaaaacagcaggtctgggacaggtaggggttccataaccgcaggcagaagagttgaaactggaatagcagcaaggccaggcggactgggggcagcaaggagtcaccacggccggtagtcccgacgtatggtcctagggctcaggtcctccgagagaaagagagaaggagaaaattagagagagccaagattttcaaaatgttcataaatgacaaacatggtcaaataataatcaggaataaatctcagttggcttttcatagccgatcattaagagttgaaaacagcaggtctgggacaggtaggggtttcgtaaccgcaggcagaaacagttgaaactggaatagcagcaaggccgggcggactggggacagcaaggtgtcagcatgcccggtagtcctgacgtatggtcctagggctcaggttctcagagagaaagagagaacgagagaattagagagagcatacttaaattcacacaggacactggataagacaggagaagtattccaactgaccctagccccccgacacataaactactgcagcataaatactggaggctgagacaggagcggtcaggagacactgtggccccatccgaagtgTGTGGCcccactgtggccccatccgacactgtggccccatccgaccaTCCGACAATGCTTTTCCACTGCTCAAttatccagtgttggtgatcacaTGTCCACtagagccgcttcttcttgtttttatctgGTAGGAGTGGACCCAGGGTGGTCGTCTATGACAATAGCCCATCCCTGACAAGGATCGCGGAGTTGTGTgtttccgagatgccgttctgcacaccactgttgtactgcaccgttatttgtctgtttgtggcccgcctgttagcttacACGGTTCTTATcgttctccttcgacctctcatcaacgagctgttttctccCACAGGAcagccgctgactggatgttttttgtttgtcgcatcattctctgtaaaccctagacactgtcgtgtatgaaaagcccaggaggctgtttctgagatactggatccgaAGAGCCTAGCGTCAGTGATCAAACCTCGCTCAAAGTCACTTAGGTCACTCATTTTGCCCATTTTAATGTTCAATCAAACAGTACCTGAATGCCTCGatacctgtctgcctgctttatataacaagccacggccacgtgactcactgtctgtaggagcgatccattttcgTGAATTGTCCGGTGAgtgtacatgtaaacagggctaaaaagtgactggtagctgGCATAAATAAATACTTATGGTAATATACTAATactatatatacatgtaaacaggagtaaaagtcaccagtagcaggataaaaagatagatactaatggtaatggcAATCACTAATCAATGACCAGCAGCACAACGCTAGTAATAAATCAAACCAATAATCATTATAGCAGCAGCGTAGGTGTGAGGGGTGTCTGCGTGTGGGTATAAGTGTGTGGTGTGAGtaatgagtgtgtgagtgaggtttttgcgtgtgagtgagtgacagtgaaggtgtgtgagtgTCAGTGTGGATGGGCATAGAGTCAGTGCGGATAGTCTGTGGAAGAGCTGCTCTCTAACATCCATGTGCTCTGtgtttccctccccctctcctctcaggtgTGTCTGGTGGAGTGTGAGGGTAACGTCTCCCCTGCCTTCACTTGGGACATGTGCCGCAAGGCCTCAGCCTCGCCACAGTTACCCTCCCAGTCCATAGGGGGCGCTGCCATGCTGACGCGGGCCCAGAAGGAGGTGGAGGCCATGCTgccagaggaagaagaggaacagGGGGAAGGGGGGCTGATGTACCCAGTAGCCCTGCAGAGGTTTGACCACGTGGTCCGTGCTCTGGGCATAGACGAGCTGGGCAGTGAGAGCCGGCTAACCGCTGATGTCTACAACTCCCAGCTGCCCCAGGAAATGCAGGAAAGGGATGAGGAAGTTGGGGACGAGGAAGAGGGGGATAAcgtgatggagagagagcaggatggAGCGGCGGGGATAAGTCTGTCGAAGCGCTTCGGGGGGTTCCTGAAGGGAAGGCATGGCTACAGGAAGTTGATTGGCCCCGGGAGGCCCATGCAGAAGCGCTACGGCGGGTTCATAGGCGTCCGGAAATCTGCCCGCAAGTGGAACAACCAGAAACGGTTCAGTGAGTTCCTGAAGCAGTACCTGGGCATGAGCACCCGAGCTAGCAAGTCCTACAACAGCATCTCCGCTGACATCACCCAACAGAACAAGGTGTAGCAACGCACACGGCAACTGTATCCCTGGCAATGAGCACATGTCGTAACCTAGCAACCCCCAACCCCGCCCTACATATTCAAATCCGTCACCAAGGTGATGATTAAACTTCTGTTCCGAACACAACCCCTCATGAAAATCCACACTGGAGCATTATAGATTCAGTCTTGTATACTGCATTTCCTCATTGATAACGATAACATATTATGAATAAAAGctaagaaaatagtaaaaaaagacCATGTATATAGCTAAATGGTTTATCAGAGAATCACATTGGATTAATATTATAGACACACGAACACACTATATTTGTTTTGCTTTATATACTGCATCTGTAATGTAACTTTTCAAACCATGTTTGCCTTCATCAATTATGGCTATTATTATTACATAGGCTAATTCAGTGTAAACTTAATGAATTTAAATGACTTACTAGTGAAGTTTCCATGGATTTCCTGAACCAGTACAGTACATGAGAGGGAGACTGTTTGGAGACCGGGCATGGCACTCTCTTTGTTAGGTTACCCTCTAGTGGCTAACACAAAAATTACTTTCAGATTTCCAATTGAAAATGCGCTAAAATATGTTCATGACTATCTTATATAATATAAATTATAACAAAATCTCGGTATTAGGTTTGT
The sequence above is a segment of the Salvelinus fontinalis isolate EN_2023a chromosome 15, ASM2944872v1, whole genome shotgun sequence genome. Coding sequences within it:
- the LOC129811452 gene encoding prepronociceptin-like; translated protein: MKTPLWSLLLLCLCVPGHCSECQGDCLACGRILPQEINFNTLVCLVECEGNVSPAFTWDMCRKASASPQLPSQSIGGAAMLTRAQKEVEAMLPEEEEEQGEGGLMYPVALQRFDHVVRALGIDELGSESRLTADVYNSQLPQEMQERDEEVGDEEEGDNVMEREQDGAAGISLSKRFGGFLKGRHGYRKLIGPGRPMQKRYGGFIGVRKSARKWNNQKRFSEFLKQYLGMSTRASKSYNSISADITQQNKV